A region of the Rhizobium binae genome:
AGGTGCTGCGCAAGGTCGAGCTTCCCTTCGCCACGCCGCAGATCATGGCGGGCCTCACCCAGACCATCATGCTGTCGCTGTCGATGGTTGTCATCGCCGCTCTTGTCGGCGCCGACGGTCTGGGCGTGCCGGTCGTGCGCGCGCTGAACACCGTCAATGTCGCGAAAGGCTTCGAAGCCGGTCTTTGCATCGTCATCCTGGCGATCATACTCGACCGCATGTTCCGCACGGCGGGTGAAGGAGATGGCGCATGACCGCGGTAAGCTTCAAGGATGTCAGCATTATCTTCGGCGATCGGCCGGAAACTGCGCTGGCCATGGTCGACCAGGGCAAGACGCGCGATGAGATCGGCGCGACCACCGGCCTGGTGCTCGGCGTCGCCAATGCCTCGCTGACGATCGAGGAAGGCGAGATCCTGGTGTTGATGGGTCTTTCCGGTTCCGGCAAATCGACGCTGCTGCGCGCCGTCAACGGGCTCGCCCCCGTGGTGCGCGGCGATGTCGCGGTCTCTACGGCCACCGGCTTGGTCAATCCCTATAAATGCAATGCCAAGGCTCTGCGCGACCTGCGCACCCACACCGTCTCCATGGTGTTCCAGCAGTTTGCCCTTCTGCCTTGGCGCAGCGTCGCCGAAAATGTCGGCTTCGGCCTCGAGCTTGCCGGGATGCCGGAGGCCGAACGCAAGGTGCGCGTCGGCGAGCAGCTCGAACTCGTCAACCTGACGAAATGGGCCGACCGCAAGGTCAACGAACTGTCAGGCGGCATGCAGCAGCGTGTCGGCCTTGCCCGCGCCTTTGCCACCGGTGCTCCGATTCTCCTCATGGACGAGCCTTTCTCGGCGCTCGACCCGTTGATCCGCACCCGACTGCAGGACGAGCTCCTGGAGTTCCAGCGGCGGCTGAAGAAGACAATCCTCTTTGTCAGCCACGATCTCGACGAGGCCTTCCGCATCGGCAACCGCATCGCCATCATGGAGGGCGGGCGCATCATCCAGTGCGGAACGCCGCACGACATCGTCAAGAACCCTGCCGACCAATATGTCGCCGATTTCGTGCAGCATCTCAATCCGATCAACATGCTGACGGCCGCCGACGTCATGCAGCCCGGCCTCGGCCAGACTGCCGCCGGCATGAGCGTCAGCGCCACGGCCCGCGCCGCCTCCCCGCTTGTCGATATCCTCGACGCGCTTGCCCGCCAGCCCGGCAGCATCGGCATCGTCGAGAACGGCACAATCATCGGCACCATCTCGGCCCAGGACGTGGTCGCAGGCCTTACCCGCCATCGTCGCAAGGAGGACGCTTGATGTTTTCAAGCCGCTTTGTCACAAAGCGGTTATGAAAGATCTGCCCTCGGCCTTACGCGAAACCGACGATGAAGCCCGCAAGCTCGCCCGCGTGCTGTTGCGCTCCGCACGGCACGCGGCGATCGCCGTTCTCGAGCCAGAGACCGGCTTTCCCTTCGCCAGCCGCGTCCTCCTCGCCACCGATATAGACGGCGTCCCCGTCATTCTCGTTTCGAGGCTTTCGGCTCACACAAAGGCGCTGGCAAGGGACCCACGCGCCTCGCTGCTCACCGGTGAGCCGGGCAAAGGCGATCCCCTCGCCCATGGTCGGCTGACGACCCAATGCATGGCGGAGCCGGTCGAGCATGGCCATCGCTTCCACGAGCGCATCCGCACGCGTTTTCTCGATCGCCATCCCAAGGCAAAACTTTATATCGATTTTCCCGACTTTCTCTTCTTCCGTCTCAATCCGGAGCGGGCGAGCCTCAATGGCGGCTTCGGCCGCGCCTACCATCTCGATGGACGAGACCTCGTCATTCAATCGCCGGCAACCGAGGAGATCGCCGCCAGAGCGGCCGAAGCAGTGCGAGATTTAGTAGAGTGCCATCCCGACGTGGCGGCAATGCTTGCAGTGCGCCTAAATGCTCCGGAATCGCCTTCTTGGCGCATCTGCGGCGTCGATCCGGCGGGTTTCGAGATCATTTCCGGGGACTTTTTGGTGCGATACGAATTCGAAACTCTCGCTTCGGATTCCGATCACATTTGTTCAAACATATCTAAAATAGCATACTCGATACCTTAAATTTAGGTATATACAATCTTCGAGCCCAATTGCTAGTTTTGGCCGCCAGCTCCGGCAGGCGGCCTGTCCCCGACAGATGATGTACGTTTCGCATTAGGAAGATAACAATATGGAAACCCCTGATTTGGCTGACCACACGAATGTGGCGGCAGCACTATTGTCAGCCATGGCCAACCCCAAAAGATTGCTGATCCTGTGCAGCCTGGTAAAGGGCGAAGTCGCCGTCGGCGTGCTTGCCACACAAGTCGGCCTCAGCCAGTCGGCACTTTCACAGCACCTTTCGAAACTGCGCGCGCAGAAGCTCGTCAAGACCCGCCGCGACGCCCAAACCATATATTATTCAAGCGCATCCGAGCCGGTCATGAAGATCCTGGCGACGCTCGAAGACATTTACCTCGTTCCGAGCAGAAGCAGATCCGCAGCCTGATGATAGCGCTGACATGACCGTCGGCCATGTCCGGTGGCGCACGGGAATCCTTCCGGAAGTCTCGGCAACGATATTTCAGTACCTGAACCTTAACGCCACGACCGGCAAATCTCGCGTTTGCCGGTCGTATCCTTTGGCGAGTTCTTTCCGCGCTGAAGCATGTGAGGTGTTGACGCCCTGAGATGCCCTGATAATTTGACCGGGCAGTAAAAATTCGGGCGATCGGCCCTTGGGAACGGGCCGTCGACGGCCAGGAGAACAGCATGTCCAACCGCCTCAATGCACCGAATGATCTTCGCGCCTTCTGGATGCCGTTTACGGCAAATCGCCAGTTCAAAAAGGAGCCGCGGCTGTTCGTCGCCGCCAAGGACATGTATTACACCACCCATGACGGTCGTCAGGTATTGGACGGCACGGCCGGCCTCTGGTGCGTCAATGCCGGTCACTGCCGCCCGAAGATCACAGAGGCGATCCGCGAGCAGGCCGGCGAACTCGATTACGCCCCGGCCTTCCAGCTCGGCCATCCCAAGGCCTTCGAACTGGCCAACCGTCTGGTCGACATCGCCCCGGAAGGCATGAACCACGTCCTCTACACCAATTCCGGCTCCGAATCCGTCGAGACCGCGCTCAAGGTGGCGCTTGCCTATCACCGCGTGAAGGGCAATGGTTCACGCTTCCGGCTGATCGGCCGCGAACGCGGCTATCACGGCGTCAATTTCGGCGGCATTTCCGTCGGCGGCATCGTCGCCAACCGCAAGATGTTCGGCACGCTGCTCACCGGTGTCGATCACATGCCGCACACCCACCAGCCCGGCAAGAATAACTTCAGCCGCGGTGAGCCTGAGCATGGCGGCGACATCGCCGGCGAACTCGAGCGCATCGTCACGCTGCATGACGCCTCGACCATCGCCGCTGTCATCGTCGAGCCGGTCGCCGGTTCAACCGGCGTCCTCATCCCGCCGAAGGGTTATCTGCAGAAGCTGCGCGAGATCTGCACCAAGCACGGCATCTTGCTGATCTTCGATGAAGTCATCACCGGCTTCGGCCGTCTCGGCGCCCCCTTCGCGGCACAATATTACGACGTCAAGCCCGATATGATCACCACCGCCAAGGGCCTGACCAATGGCGTCATTCCGATGGGCGCCGTGTTCGTCACCTCCGAGATTCATGACGCCTTCATGAACGGGCCCGAGCACATGATCGAGTTCTTCCACGGCTACACCTATTCCGGCAACCCGATCGCCTCCGCCGCCGCCCTCGCCACGCTAGACACCTACAAGGAAGAGGGCCTGCTCACCCGCGCTGCCGAACTTTCCGACTATTGGGCCGATGCGCTGCATTCGCTGAAGGACTGCCCCAACGTCATCGATATCAGAAACACCGGCCTGATCGGCGCAATTGAACTCGAGCCGATCGCCGGCGAGCCCACCAAGCGCGCCTTCACGGCTTTCCTGAAGGCCTATGAGAGCGGGCTTCTGATCCGTACCACCGGCGACATCATCGCGCTCTCTCCGCCGCTGATCATCGAAAAGCACCATATCGACGAACTTTTCGGCAAGCTCAGGACCATCCTTCAGAACAACATCTGAAGACGCGCCCGAAGATCCGCTCAAGGCCCGCGATGGACAATCCCCTCGCGGGTCTTCTCGTTCGAAGATGCAAAGCTCAAGTCACAGAGGCGACGGAAAGGCAGAGGGCGAACTTTTTCAGCAACTGGCGATCGAAATGCCCTTCAGCGCCAAGCATCCATTTCAGCGCCTCGCTGGCGCTCCATGGCGCCTTGTACGGCCGCACCGAAGTGATGGCGTCATAGACATCGCAGATCGTGGCAATCCGCGAATGAAGGCTCACCTCGCTACCGGACAAGCTGCGCGGATAGCCTTTGCCATCGATGCGTTCGTGATGATTGAGGCAAACGTCGAGAACGATCTCCGACATGCCCTTCTGCCGCGACAGGATCGCATGCCCCTTCTCCGGATGGCCCCGGAGCAAGCTGATCTCATCCCTTTCCAGAGGCCCTTCCTTGTTGAGGACTTCAAGCGGAATATCAAGCTTGCCGACATCGTGCAGCAAACCCGCGGTGCCGAGCATCTGGATCGTATGTTCGTCGAGCGCGAGATGGCGGCTGAAAAGGATCATCAGCGCGCTCACCGAAATGGAATGCAGGAAGGTCACTTCGTCTTTAGACTTCAGGCGCGTGACGCTGAGGAAAACCGAAGGGTTCTCGTCCATCGATTTGGAGACGGAAGAAATCACCGGCGTCAGGTGATCGACGCTGATTGCCTCGCCGTTGCGCAAACGCCCGAAAGCCCCTTCCAGCAGCGGCACGGATTTTTGGACAGTCTCGCGCGCCGCCCGGATATCGATCTCGGTGTCACGGCCCGGCAACCCGTTGGT
Encoded here:
- a CDS encoding HugZ family pyridoxamine 5'-phosphate oxidase, which produces MKDLPSALRETDDEARKLARVLLRSARHAAIAVLEPETGFPFASRVLLATDIDGVPVILVSRLSAHTKALARDPRASLLTGEPGKGDPLAHGRLTTQCMAEPVEHGHRFHERIRTRFLDRHPKAKLYIDFPDFLFFRLNPERASLNGGFGRAYHLDGRDLVIQSPATEEIAARAAEAVRDLVECHPDVAAMLAVRLNAPESPSWRICGVDPAGFEIISGDFLVRYEFETLASDSDHICSNISKIAYSIP
- the choV gene encoding choline ABC transporter ATP-binding protein, coding for MTAVSFKDVSIIFGDRPETALAMVDQGKTRDEIGATTGLVLGVANASLTIEEGEILVLMGLSGSGKSTLLRAVNGLAPVVRGDVAVSTATGLVNPYKCNAKALRDLRTHTVSMVFQQFALLPWRSVAENVGFGLELAGMPEAERKVRVGEQLELVNLTKWADRKVNELSGGMQQRVGLARAFATGAPILLMDEPFSALDPLIRTRLQDELLEFQRRLKKTILFVSHDLDEAFRIGNRIAIMEGGRIIQCGTPHDIVKNPADQYVADFVQHLNPINMLTAADVMQPGLGQTAAGMSVSATARAASPLVDILDALARQPGSIGIVENGTIIGTISAQDVVAGLTRHRRKEDA
- a CDS encoding HD-GYP domain-containing protein codes for the protein MLKRIDAGQVRIGMFVEAVEGLWHDPLLSKRRFPLRREADAAKIRKCGTVSVIINTSKGLDTNGLPGRDTEIDIRAARETVQKSVPLLEGAFGRLRNGEAISVDHLTPVISSVSKSMDENPSVFLSVTRLKSKDEVTFLHSISVSALMILFSRHLALDEHTIQMLGTAGLLHDVGKLDIPLEVLNKEGPLERDEISLLRGHPEKGHAILSRQKGMSEIVLDVCLNHHERIDGKGYPRSLSGSEVSLHSRIATICDVYDAITSVRPYKAPWSASEALKWMLGAEGHFDRQLLKKFALCLSVASVT
- a CDS encoding ArsR/SmtB family transcription factor, producing METPDLADHTNVAAALLSAMANPKRLLILCSLVKGEVAVGVLATQVGLSQSALSQHLSKLRAQKLVKTRRDAQTIYYSSASEPVMKILATLEDIYLVPSRSRSAA
- a CDS encoding aspartate aminotransferase family protein codes for the protein MSNRLNAPNDLRAFWMPFTANRQFKKEPRLFVAAKDMYYTTHDGRQVLDGTAGLWCVNAGHCRPKITEAIREQAGELDYAPAFQLGHPKAFELANRLVDIAPEGMNHVLYTNSGSESVETALKVALAYHRVKGNGSRFRLIGRERGYHGVNFGGISVGGIVANRKMFGTLLTGVDHMPHTHQPGKNNFSRGEPEHGGDIAGELERIVTLHDASTIAAVIVEPVAGSTGVLIPPKGYLQKLREICTKHGILLIFDEVITGFGRLGAPFAAQYYDVKPDMITTAKGLTNGVIPMGAVFVTSEIHDAFMNGPEHMIEFFHGYTYSGNPIASAAALATLDTYKEEGLLTRAAELSDYWADALHSLKDCPNVIDIRNTGLIGAIELEPIAGEPTKRAFTAFLKAYESGLLIRTTGDIIALSPPLIIEKHHIDELFGKLRTILQNNI